The Devosia sp. YIM 151766 genome includes a region encoding these proteins:
- a CDS encoding MDR family MFS transporter — translation MDASPESAPHSSDNAARNRLVIAILLVSTFVVFLNETIMSVAIPHLMNDLGVTAGAAQWLTTAFLLTMAIVIPITGFLLQRINTRPIYMLAMSIFTLGTLVCALAPGLEMLIFGRVIQATGTAIMMPLLMTTVMTLVPPEGRGKTMGNISIVMAVAPAIGPTIGGFILAHFDWRFMFYFTLPIAAGALLLGATRIRNVSNPRYAPLDVLSVIVSALAFGGLVYGLSSLGESAEPGSAIPSWLPLVVGVVSMAIFIWRQLQLQSEDKALLDLRTLQHRNYTLALITMAIAMVALLGSSILLPIYTQNVLGLDTLQTGMILLPGGLLMGVMGPIVGRLYDRVGPRPLLVPGVIMVSAVMWALTFVSQYTPVWAVVAGHVTLSFSLALAFTPLFTASMGSVPAPLYSHASAILGSVQQVAGAAGIALFVAVMSLRTASAAAEGLEAVDALAAGIRAGFLCGAIISVAMVIAAFFVRRPEGGAPGMGGH, via the coding sequence ATGGACGCTTCCCCCGAGAGTGCGCCGCACTCCTCCGACAATGCGGCGCGGAACCGGCTGGTGATCGCCATCCTGCTGGTGTCGACCTTCGTGGTCTTCCTCAATGAGACCATCATGAGCGTGGCTATCCCGCACCTGATGAACGATCTGGGGGTCACGGCGGGCGCCGCGCAATGGCTGACCACGGCATTCCTGCTGACCATGGCCATCGTGATCCCGATCACCGGTTTCCTGCTGCAGCGCATTAATACAAGGCCGATCTACATGCTGGCCATGTCGATCTTCACCCTGGGCACGCTGGTCTGCGCCCTGGCACCGGGCCTGGAAATGCTGATCTTCGGCCGGGTGATCCAGGCCACCGGCACGGCCATCATGATGCCGCTGCTCATGACCACGGTGATGACGCTGGTGCCGCCGGAAGGGCGCGGCAAGACCATGGGCAATATCTCGATCGTCATGGCGGTGGCCCCGGCCATCGGCCCGACCATCGGCGGTTTCATACTGGCCCATTTCGACTGGCGCTTCATGTTCTACTTCACCCTGCCGATTGCCGCCGGGGCGCTGCTTCTGGGAGCGACGCGCATCCGCAACGTCTCCAATCCGCGCTATGCGCCGCTCGACGTTTTATCGGTGATCGTCTCGGCGCTGGCCTTTGGCGGCCTCGTCTATGGCCTGTCCAGCCTGGGCGAGAGCGCCGAGCCTGGCTCGGCCATTCCGAGCTGGCTGCCGCTTGTCGTCGGCGTCGTTTCCATGGCCATCTTCATCTGGCGGCAATTGCAATTGCAGAGCGAGGACAAGGCCCTGCTCGACCTGCGCACCTTGCAGCACCGCAATTATACGCTGGCGCTGATCACCATGGCCATCGCCATGGTCGCCCTGCTGGGCAGTTCGATCCTTTTGCCCATCTACACCCAGAACGTGCTCGGCCTCGACACTTTGCAGACCGGCATGATCCTGCTGCCGGGCGGGCTGCTCATGGGCGTGATGGGGCCCATTGTCGGCCGCCTCTATGACCGCGTCGGACCCCGCCCATTGCTGGTTCCCGGTGTGATCATGGTGTCGGCGGTGATGTGGGCCTTGACCTTTGTCAGCCAATATACCCCGGTCTGGGCGGTGGTCGCCGGCCATGTCACCCTGAGCTTCAGCCTGGCCCTGGCCTTTACCCCGCTCTTCACCGCCTCGATGGGCTCGGTGCCGGCGCCGCTCTATTCCCATGCCAGCGCCATTCTCGGTTCGGTGCAGCAGGTGGCGGGCGCCGCGGGCATTGCCCTGTTCGTCGCGGTGATGAGCCTGCGCACCGCCTCGGCGGCGGCGGAGGGCCTGGAAGCCGTCGACGCCCTGGCCGCCGGTATCCGCGCCGGTTTCCTGTGCGGCGCCATCATCTCGGTGGCCATGGTCATTGCCGCATTCTTCGTGCGGCGGCCGGAAGGCGGCGCGCCCGGCATGGGCGGGCATTGA
- a CDS encoding ribonuclease HII: protein MAGRRLKVEMVSAELFAPEAGYPDYSHEQMLLARGARLVAGVDEAGRGPLAGPVVVAAVRLDPARIPTGLNDSKKLTPERRDELYEEIVASAEIAVVTAPPGDILALNIRGATLAAMARAVRALPRPADRVLVDGRDVPPGLPCPGIALIGGDGRSVSIAAASIIAKVTRDRMCAIMDCDAPHFGFAGHKGYGTAAHLAALDRHGPCRHHRNGFAPVAALLVRKTALAASG, encoded by the coding sequence ATGGCGGGCCGGCGCCTCAAGGTGGAAATGGTCAGCGCAGAACTGTTCGCGCCCGAAGCCGGCTATCCCGATTACAGCCATGAACAGATGCTGCTGGCGCGGGGCGCGCGCCTGGTCGCCGGTGTCGACGAGGCGGGGCGCGGGCCATTGGCGGGGCCGGTCGTCGTCGCCGCCGTGCGGCTGGATCCGGCGCGCATCCCCACCGGCCTTAACGATTCCAAGAAGCTGACACCCGAGCGCCGCGACGAGCTCTATGAAGAGATCGTCGCCAGCGCCGAAATCGCCGTGGTCACCGCCCCGCCGGGCGATATCCTGGCGCTCAACATTCGCGGCGCCACCCTCGCCGCCATGGCCCGCGCCGTGCGCGCCTTGCCGCGCCCCGCCGACCGGGTGCTGGTCGACGGGCGCGACGTGCCGCCCGGCCTGCCCTGCCCCGGCATCGCCCTGATCGGGGGCGACGGCCGCAGCGTCTCCATCGCGGCGGCTTCGATAATCGCCAAGGTGACGCGCGACCGCATGTGCGCGATCATGGATTGCGACGCTCCCCATTTCGGCTTTGCCGGCCACAAGGGCTATGGAACGGCGGCGCATCTGGCGGCTCTGGATCGCCATGGCCCCTGCCGCCATCACCGCAACGGCTTCGCCCCGGTGGCGGCGCTGCTGGTGCGAAAAACCGCGCTGGCCGCCTCCGGTTAA
- the moaB gene encoding molybdenum cofactor biosynthesis protein B, with translation MFKTERFEDREFKPLAIAVIAVSDSRTLETDTGGALLKALLEADGHRCFERQVIRDDIQLIRAAVQALVANPDVDVILTTGGTGFSGRDVTPEAVEPLFDKRMEGFSVLFHQYSGTTVGTSSLQSRATAGLIGTTFVFCLPGSRGACRDAWQGILSHQLDYRHKPCNFVELMPRLAEK, from the coding sequence ATGTTCAAGACGGAAAGATTCGAAGACCGGGAATTCAAGCCGCTCGCCATCGCCGTCATCGCCGTATCCGACAGCCGGACCCTTGAAACCGATACCGGCGGCGCGCTGCTCAAAGCGCTGCTGGAGGCCGATGGCCATCGCTGTTTCGAGCGGCAGGTGATCCGCGACGACATCCAGCTCATCCGCGCCGCCGTGCAGGCGCTGGTCGCCAATCCGGATGTCGACGTGATCCTGACCACCGGCGGTACCGGCTTTTCCGGCCGCGACGTCACCCCGGAAGCCGTCGAGCCATTATTCGACAAGCGGATGGAGGGCTTTTCGGTGCTGTTCCACCAATATTCGGGCACGACAGTGGGCACCTCGTCGCTGCAATCGCGCGCCACAGCCGGCTTGATCGGCACCACTTTCGTGTTCTGCCTGCCCGGCTCGCGCGGCGCCTGCCGCGATGCCTGGCAAGGCATTCTCAGCCACCAGCTCGACTACCGGCACAAGCCCTGCAATTTCGTGGAATTGATGCCGCGCCTGGCGGAGAAATAG
- a CDS encoding MFS transporter, whose translation MASVIKIYALFLGSALLMFGGGLQGLLLSVRGREEDFSLLALGLVGTGWSVGFVAGSLFVPLVVRKVGHIRAFSVMAAIGTITILLNLLWINDVSWILLRALSGFCFAGAAMIVESWLNEVADNKSRGTIFSIYVTINMAASTMGQIAMSVTGTAGYIPFVIGAIRFICAVLPTALTSSPQPKPLQSAKLDIGLLYRTSPVAAIAAFSCGMANGAFGTLAPVYGYEQGLDASGIALLFALAAILGAVAQVPFGRLSDRIDRRKVLIGLAGFAALVGATTAIVNPEAGWGMYVLFAAYGFAANPIYAVAVAHANDFAKEGEFAKIAGGMLLILGLGLAIGPAVASLIMGAWSPVGLFVVTATFHGALAGAAYLRMRVRQRPDAAARAPFQPMSDKQVTPETFVLDPRGDNDDELGSSGGEAPVPEELIETLDSDDDVQDGKIRRPGIQAARHRRHRRIRQPDP comes from the coding sequence ATGGCTTCCGTCATCAAGATTTATGCCCTGTTTCTCGGCTCGGCCCTGCTCATGTTCGGCGGCGGGTTGCAGGGCCTGCTGCTCTCGGTGCGCGGCAGGGAAGAGGATTTCTCGCTCCTGGCGCTGGGCCTGGTCGGCACCGGCTGGTCGGTGGGGTTCGTGGCCGGCTCGCTCTTTGTGCCGCTGGTGGTGCGCAAGGTCGGCCATATCCGCGCCTTTTCGGTAATGGCGGCCATCGGCACCATCACCATCCTGCTGAACCTGTTGTGGATCAACGATGTAAGCTGGATCCTGCTGCGCGCGCTGTCCGGTTTCTGTTTCGCCGGCGCGGCGATGATCGTGGAAAGCTGGCTCAACGAAGTCGCGGACAACAAGAGCCGCGGCACCATCTTTTCCATCTATGTGACCATCAACATGGCCGCTTCCACCATGGGGCAGATCGCCATGTCGGTCACCGGCACTGCCGGCTATATCCCCTTCGTCATCGGCGCCATCCGCTTCATCTGCGCCGTGCTGCCCACGGCGCTGACCTCCAGCCCCCAGCCCAAGCCGCTGCAATCGGCCAAGCTCGATATCGGCCTGCTCTATCGCACCTCGCCGGTCGCCGCGATTGCCGCCTTTTCCTGCGGCATGGCCAATGGCGCCTTCGGCACGCTGGCGCCGGTCTATGGCTATGAACAGGGGCTGGATGCCAGCGGCATTGCCCTGCTCTTCGCCCTCGCCGCCATTCTGGGGGCGGTGGCGCAGGTGCCGTTCGGGCGCTTGTCCGACCGGATCGACCGCCGCAAGGTGCTGATCGGGCTGGCCGGCTTCGCGGCTTTGGTGGGCGCGACAACCGCGATCGTCAATCCCGAGGCGGGCTGGGGCATGTATGTGCTGTTCGCCGCCTATGGCTTCGCCGCCAATCCGATCTATGCGGTCGCGGTTGCCCATGCCAATGACTTCGCCAAGGAGGGGGAATTCGCCAAGATCGCCGGCGGCATGCTGCTGATCCTGGGCCTGGGCCTGGCCATCGGCCCGGCCGTGGCCTCGCTGATCATGGGCGCCTGGAGCCCGGTGGGCCTGTTCGTCGTCACCGCGACCTTCCACGGCGCCCTGGCCGGCGCGGCCTATCTGCGCATGCGCGTCCGCCAGCGCCCCGATGCGGCGGCGCGAGCGCCGTTCCAGCCGATGAGCGACAAGCAGGTGACCCCGGAAACCTTTGTCCTCGACCCGCGCGGTGATAATGATGACGAATTGGGCTCATCCGGCGGCGAAGCGCCTGTGCCGGAGGAATTGATCGAAACCCTGGATAGTGATGACGATGTTCAAGACGGAAAGATTCGAAGACCGGGAATTCAAGCCGCTCGCCATCGCCGTCATCGCCGTATCCGACAGCCGGACCCTTGA
- a CDS encoding DUF4180 domain-containing protein: MASERLGNLTLFFVAADGPAIGSEQDALDLLGETYGTETDMLVVPSSRFAPEFFDLSTRLAGHFFQKLQNYQMRLAILGDISEHVARSKALGDFVGETNRRGHHLFAADRAALEAGLSRRS; this comes from the coding sequence TTGGCCAGCGAGCGCCTCGGCAATCTCACCCTGTTCTTCGTCGCCGCCGATGGCCCGGCCATCGGCAGCGAACAGGATGCGCTCGACCTGCTCGGTGAAACCTATGGCACCGAGACCGACATGCTCGTCGTCCCCTCCAGCCGCTTCGCCCCGGAATTTTTTGATCTCAGCACCAGGCTGGCCGGGCACTTCTTCCAGAAGCTGCAAAATTACCAGATGCGCCTGGCCATTCTCGGCGACATTTCCGAACATGTCGCGCGCAGCAAGGCGCTCGGCGATTTCGTCGGCGAGACCAATCGGCGGGGCCACCATCTGTTCGCTGCCGACCGCGCGGCGCTGGAGGCCGGCCTCAGCCGGAGGTCCTGA
- a CDS encoding site-specific DNA-methyltransferase, translating into MGDCIDHMNSLPAGSIDLIFADPPYNLQLEQSLTRPDQSKVDAVDDDWDKFDSFAHYDAFTRAWLGAARRLLKPDGALWVIGSYHNIFRVGAALQDLDFWMLNDIVWRKANPMPNFRGTRFTNAHETLIWAAKSQKSRVTFNYEAMKLANDDTQMRSDWLFPICTGAERLKGEDDSKLHPTQKPEALLFRILNATTRPGDIVLDPFFGTGTTGAVARKLGRHFIGIEREQTYIAGARQRIASIRPGMFEALQSVTPKRKETRIPFGSLVEQGVIEIGAQLFDAGRRYSAMVRADGSLVSGSHQGSIHKVGALVQGSESCNGWTFWHHEQSGRVEPLDSLRADIRQKLDLLSA; encoded by the coding sequence ATGGGCGATTGCATCGACCATATGAATAGTCTGCCGGCCGGCTCCATCGATCTCATTTTCGCCGACCCCCCCTATAATCTGCAGCTCGAGCAGAGTCTCACCCGCCCCGATCAGTCCAAGGTCGATGCGGTGGATGACGATTGGGACAAATTCGACTCTTTCGCCCATTACGACGCCTTTACCCGCGCCTGGCTCGGCGCGGCGCGGCGGCTGCTCAAGCCCGATGGGGCGCTCTGGGTCATCGGCTCCTATCACAATATTTTTCGGGTCGGCGCGGCGCTGCAGGACCTCGATTTCTGGATGCTCAACGACATCGTCTGGCGCAAGGCCAATCCGATGCCCAATTTCCGCGGCACCCGCTTCACCAATGCCCATGAAACCCTGATCTGGGCCGCCAAGAGCCAGAAGAGCCGCGTCACCTTCAATTATGAAGCCATGAAGCTGGCCAATGACGACACCCAGATGCGGAGCGACTGGCTCTTTCCCATCTGCACCGGCGCGGAACGCCTCAAGGGTGAGGACGACAGCAAGCTGCATCCGACCCAGAAGCCCGAAGCCCTCCTGTTCCGCATCCTCAATGCCACGACCAGGCCGGGCGATATCGTGCTCGATCCGTTTTTCGGCACCGGCACGACCGGAGCGGTGGCCCGCAAGCTGGGCCGCCATTTCATCGGCATTGAACGCGAACAAACCTATATTGCCGGCGCCCGCCAGCGCATTGCCAGCATCCGTCCCGGAATGTTCGAGGCGCTGCAATCGGTGACGCCCAAGCGCAAGGAAACCCGCATCCCCTTCGGCTCGCTGGTCGAGCAGGGGGTGATCGAAATCGGTGCGCAACTATTCGATGCGGGGCGGCGTTATTCGGCCATGGTTCGCGCAGACGGCTCGCTCGTCTCGGGTTCGCACCAGGGCTCGATCCACAAGGTCGGGGCGCTGGTTCAGGGCTCCGAGTCATGCAACGGCTGGACCTTCTGGCACCATGAACAATCCGGGCGCGTGGAGCCCCTCGATAGCCTGAGGGCCGACATTCGCCAAAAACTTGATTTGCTTTCTGCCTGA
- a CDS encoding A/G-specific adenine glycosylase — protein MPRLSLAEPHPIDAEAVLAWYDVHARDLPWRVSPADRQRGVRPDPYRVWLSEVMLQQTTVAAVKNYFLRFTGLWPNVRALAEAPLDAVLREWAGLGYYARARNLHACAQAVLRDHDGVFPQSALALQTLPGIGAYTSAAIAAICFDEPVAVLDGNLDRVLARYHALPVPVRAAKEELRAALQASVPERAGDFAQAMMDLGATICAPRVASCLICPLQPSCVASKQGEPTHYPVKPQKAERPVRRGHAYVMTDAAGDVYLQSRPHQGLLAGMTEVPNSDWAGALTDPVYPVPAQWRHRGQVVHIFTHFRLELEVWSAIVAPDGLQQGWWAEPQALKGEALPTLFRKVLAQAGLDN, from the coding sequence TTGCCCAGATTATCCCTCGCCGAACCCCACCCAATCGATGCCGAAGCCGTGCTTGCCTGGTACGATGTGCATGCGCGCGACCTGCCCTGGCGGGTGTCGCCTGCCGACCGGCAGCGGGGCGTCAGGCCCGATCCTTACCGGGTCTGGCTGAGCGAGGTCATGCTGCAACAGACCACGGTGGCGGCGGTGAAGAATTACTTCCTCCGCTTCACCGGGCTGTGGCCGAATGTCCGGGCGCTGGCCGAAGCGCCGCTGGATGCGGTGCTGCGCGAATGGGCCGGGCTGGGTTATTACGCCAGGGCACGCAACCTGCATGCCTGCGCCCAGGCCGTATTGCGGGATCATGACGGGGTTTTTCCGCAAAGCGCGCTGGCTTTGCAGACGCTGCCCGGCATCGGCGCCTATACCAGCGCCGCCATTGCGGCGATCTGTTTCGACGAGCCCGTCGCGGTGCTGGACGGCAATCTCGACCGGGTGCTGGCGCGCTATCACGCCCTGCCGGTTCCGGTGCGCGCGGCCAAGGAAGAATTGCGCGCCGCCTTGCAGGCATCGGTGCCCGAACGGGCCGGGGATTTCGCCCAGGCGATGATGGATCTGGGCGCGACCATCTGCGCGCCGCGCGTGGCCTCTTGCCTGATTTGTCCGCTCCAGCCTTCTTGCGTGGCCTCGAAACAGGGCGAGCCGACGCATTATCCGGTCAAGCCGCAAAAGGCCGAAAGACCGGTGCGTCGCGGCCATGCCTATGTCATGACCGATGCCGCTGGCGATGTCTATTTGCAGAGCCGGCCGCATCAGGGCCTGCTGGCCGGCATGACCGAGGTGCCGAATTCGGACTGGGCCGGCGCATTGACCGATCCCGTCTATCCAGTTCCCGCCCAATGGCGGCATCGCGGCCAGGTGGTGCATATATTCACCCATTTCCGGCTGGAACTGGAAGTGTGGTCGGCAATCGTCGCGCCGGACGGGCTGCAACAGGGCTGGTGGGCCGAACCACAGGCGCTCAAGGGCGAGGCGCTGCCGACCCTGTTCCGCAAGGTGCTGGCGCAGGCGGGCTTGGACAATTGA
- a CDS encoding uracil-DNA glycosylase family protein, producing MSQDRPLNNAEMLSVLDWYRAAGVDTAMGEDPVDRFAQKPPAPAIMPPRAAAPQTPPPVAAGPVGGDPSEARQLAAAAGSLDELRNILNDYNGCGLKFRATQLVFADGNPQAKIMLIGEAPGAEEDRQGKPFVGRSGQLLDRMLAAIGLDRSSVYIVNTVPWRPPGNRTPTPEELELCLPFLHRQVELVAPKLVMTLGGPAMQTIFKTTNGIIKMRGKWQNVAIGAHEVDALPTLHPAYLLRNPPAKQQAWKDLLSLRMKMNSLGLVEKA from the coding sequence ATGTCTCAAGATCGACCGCTCAATAACGCCGAAATGCTCTCGGTGCTCGACTGGTATCGGGCCGCCGGGGTCGATACGGCCATGGGCGAAGATCCGGTCGACCGCTTCGCCCAGAAGCCCCCTGCCCCGGCCATTATGCCGCCGCGCGCCGCCGCGCCGCAGACGCCGCCACCGGTGGCTGCCGGGCCGGTGGGCGGCGATCCCAGCGAGGCCCGCCAGCTGGCCGCCGCCGCCGGCTCGCTCGATGAATTGCGCAATATTCTCAATGACTACAATGGTTGCGGCCTCAAGTTCCGCGCCACGCAACTGGTCTTTGCCGATGGCAATCCGCAAGCGAAAATCATGCTGATCGGCGAGGCGCCCGGCGCCGAGGAAGACCGGCAGGGCAAGCCGTTTGTCGGCCGCTCCGGTCAATTGCTCGACCGCATGCTGGCCGCTATCGGCCTCGACCGCAGCTCGGTTTACATCGTCAATACCGTGCCCTGGCGCCCGCCCGGCAATCGCACGCCGACGCCGGAAGAGCTGGAATTGTGCCTGCCCTTCCTGCACCGGCAGGTGGAACTGGTGGCGCCGAAACTGGTGATGACCCTGGGCGGCCCGGCCATGCAGACCATATTCAAGACCACCAATGGCATCATCAAGATGCGCGGCAAATGGCAGAATGTCGCCATCGGCGCCCATGAGGTCGATGCGCTGCCGACGCTGCATCCGGCCTATCTGCTGCGCAATCCGCCGGCCAAGCAGCAGGCCTGGAAGGATCTGCTGAGCCTGCGCATGAAGATGAACAGCCTGGGGCTTGTAGAGAAGGCGTAA
- a CDS encoding DciA family protein → MSKDEQPAYKRRNRVVSVADALAGAIDPVLRKRGFAGRDIITHWPAIAPPPFDRTTLPDRLSWPRAAHNAEGATLHLRCAPGQALFVQHEAPAIAAAVNRYFGYVLVKDVRLCAEPFTPGSGRKVQKPYQPSQSMLAKVGAQTEKVEDDNLREALRTLGLALSSRSKRNSG, encoded by the coding sequence ATGTCCAAGGACGAGCAGCCCGCATATAAACGCCGCAACAGGGTAGTTTCCGTCGCCGATGCGCTGGCGGGCGCCATCGACCCCGTGCTGCGCAAGCGCGGCTTTGCCGGCCGGGACATCATCACCCATTGGCCGGCCATCGCGCCGCCCCCCTTCGACCGGACCACGCTGCCGGACCGGCTGAGCTGGCCGCGCGCCGCGCATAATGCGGAAGGCGCGACGCTGCATCTGCGCTGTGCGCCGGGACAGGCGCTCTTCGTCCAGCACGAGGCGCCCGCCATCGCGGCGGCGGTCAACCGCTATTTCGGCTATGTGCTGGTCAAGGATGTACGGTTATGCGCCGAGCCATTCACCCCCGGTTCAGGCCGTAAAGTGCAAAAGCCCTATCAACCGAGCCAGAGCATGCTTGCAAAGGTCGGCGCCCAGACCGAAAAGGTCGAAGACGACAATCTGAGGGAGGCGCTGAGGACGCTGGGTCTGGCGCTCTCCAGCAGATCGAAACGAAACAGCGGATAG
- a CDS encoding PA0069 family radical SAM protein: MALYQAPSFEALERLSRSRDADLARRELVQPERIRGRGAQSNRSGRFEVHQRDSFDDGWGSVEPLPVFETVEHIERAKSIITSNDSPDIGFERSINAYRGCEHGCSYCFARPSHAYLGHSPGVDFERDIYIKTNAVETLRAELAAKNYRPKPIAMGTNTDPYQPAERQHKLTRGILEVMLETRHPVMITTKSALIVRDLDLLSELANLGLVKVALSVTSMDHKLSRKMEPRASSPARRLEAIRLLSEAGVPTSIFASPMIPAINDMELERILDAGKAQGALSAQMILLRLPGEVRDVFREWLLRHFPDRVRHVLSLVRDTRGGKDYDSRWGVRMTGEGPYAVLLRQRFEKARDRYGLNAKLPGLRTNLFEAPKLETRQMSLF, from the coding sequence ATGGCGCTTTACCAGGCCCCCTCCTTCGAAGCCCTGGAACGCTTGAGCCGCAGCCGCGACGCCGATCTGGCGCGGCGCGAACTGGTGCAGCCGGAGCGCATTCGCGGGCGCGGCGCCCAGTCCAACCGCTCCGGGCGCTTCGAGGTGCATCAGCGCGACAGCTTCGATGACGGCTGGGGCAGCGTCGAGCCGCTGCCCGTGTTCGAGACCGTCGAACATATCGAGCGTGCCAAGAGCATCATCACCTCCAACGACAGTCCCGATATCGGCTTCGAGCGCTCGATCAACGCCTATCGCGGCTGCGAGCATGGCTGCTCCTATTGCTTTGCCCGGCCATCCCACGCCTATCTCGGTCACTCGCCCGGCGTGGATTTCGAGCGCGACATCTATATCAAGACCAATGCGGTGGAGACGCTGCGGGCCGAGCTGGCGGCGAAGAATTACCGGCCCAAGCCCATCGCCATGGGCACCAATACCGATCCCTATCAACCGGCCGAGCGCCAGCACAAGCTGACAAGGGGCATTCTCGAAGTGATGCTGGAGACCAGGCATCCGGTGATGATCACCACCAAATCGGCGCTGATCGTGCGCGATCTCGACCTGCTGAGCGAACTGGCCAATCTGGGCCTGGTCAAGGTGGCGCTCTCGGTCACCTCGATGGACCATAAGCTCAGCCGCAAGATGGAGCCGCGCGCTTCCTCCCCCGCCCGCCGCCTGGAGGCCATAAGGCTATTGTCGGAAGCCGGGGTGCCGACTTCCATCTTCGCCTCGCCGATGATCCCCGCCATCAACGACATGGAGCTGGAACGCATTCTCGACGCCGGCAAGGCGCAGGGCGCGCTCAGCGCCCAGATGATCCTGCTGCGCCTGCCCGGCGAAGTGCGCGACGTGTTCCGCGAATGGCTGCTCCGGCATTTTCCCGACCGGGTGCGCCATGTGCTGTCGCTGGTGCGGGATACGCGCGGCGGCAAGGATTACGATTCGCGCTGGGGCGTACGCATGACCGGCGAAGGCCCCTATGCCGTCCTGCTGCGCCAGCGCTTCGAAAAGGCCCGCGACCGCTATGGGCTGAACGCCAAGCTGCCCGGGCTGCGCACCAACCTCTTCGAGGCCCCGAAGCTGGAAACCAGGCAGATGAGCCTGTTCTAG
- a CDS encoding aminoglycoside phosphotransferase family protein: protein MPASPFELSALRDIIIVRFPALENASFRLLSEGWDSVAVDVDDRIIFKFPRHERGEAALRREVSILGLVGAKVDMRVPSLALFETPLVFSSHDKIAGEHLVTPQYEALDDAARLVLGEAMGHFYAQLHDIDPAEAVAAGALPVEAWLDADEILRRIRPVLPETLWPFAEAIMARWRDLGPDPYGTIYGFFDGHGWNMAFDHAAGRLNGVYDFADSGLGPLHQDFLYSNLVSDDLTARIITAYERGTGRHIDRDRVDLLTGTHRLWELAMEAHLPAHIDALVEAIALWAGRSR from the coding sequence ATGCCGGCATCGCCGTTCGAACTTTCGGCCCTCAGGGACATCATCATCGTCCGTTTTCCTGCGCTGGAAAACGCATCCTTCCGCCTGCTGTCCGAAGGCTGGGACAGCGTCGCCGTGGATGTCGATGACCGGATCATCTTCAAGTTTCCGCGGCACGAACGGGGCGAAGCCGCGCTGCGCCGCGAGGTGAGCATTCTCGGGCTGGTGGGCGCCAAGGTCGACATGCGCGTACCTTCGCTGGCGCTGTTCGAAACCCCGCTTGTCTTTTCCAGCCACGACAAGATAGCGGGCGAGCATCTAGTCACCCCGCAATATGAGGCGCTGGACGATGCCGCCCGCCTGGTACTCGGTGAGGCGATGGGGCATTTTTACGCCCAATTGCACGATATCGATCCCGCCGAGGCCGTGGCGGCCGGCGCCCTTCCGGTCGAAGCCTGGCTCGACGCCGACGAAATCCTGCGTCGCATCCGGCCGGTCCTGCCAGAAACGCTGTGGCCCTTCGCCGAGGCGATCATGGCGCGCTGGCGCGATCTCGGCCCCGATCCCTATGGCACCATCTACGGCTTTTTCGACGGCCATGGCTGGAACATGGCCTTCGACCATGCCGCCGGGCGGCTCAACGGCGTTTACGACTTCGCCGATTCCGGCCTCGGGCCCCTGCATCAGGATTTTCTCTATTCCAATCTGGTCTCGGACGATCTGACCGCGCGGATCATCACGGCCTATGAACGCGGGACCGGCCGCCATATCGATCGGGACAGGGTGGACCTTCTCACCGGCACCCATCGCCTGTGGGAACTGGCCATGGAGGCGCATCTGCCGGCCCATATCGATGCGCTGGTCGAAGCCATCGCGCTCTGGGCCGGGCGAAGCCGCTAG